From the genome of Spirosomataceae bacterium TFI 002, one region includes:
- a CDS encoding S-formylglutathione hydrolase FrmB gives MSKFFTTEKANIGELDFITVKSNAIGHRADVSVYVPKGKHHDIPVVILLHGVYGSHWAWALKAEVHKTLKELIESGDIPPMLLVMPSDGLFQDGSGYLTHQEADYEKWIVEDVPELLKENYPQVSESSPLFLTGLSMGGYGALRLGAKYPTVFSAFSGLSSITRFEQMEQFVKDIEKLKSAVKKQENVLEVILANKENLKPFRFDCGKEDQLFVANQNLHQALIGHGIPHQYFEYDGEHSWDYWKEHIRETLSFFGKYT, from the coding sequence ATGAGTAAATTTTTTACCACAGAAAAAGCAAATATAGGTGAGTTAGATTTCATTACCGTTAAAAGCAATGCAATTGGACATAGAGCGGATGTGTCTGTATATGTCCCTAAAGGTAAACACCATGACATTCCCGTAGTAATACTGTTACATGGGGTCTATGGAAGCCATTGGGCATGGGCACTGAAAGCAGAAGTTCATAAAACACTGAAAGAGTTAATTGAGAGTGGAGACATTCCTCCCATGTTGCTCGTGATGCCTTCCGATGGCTTATTTCAAGACGGTAGCGGTTATCTAACTCATCAAGAAGCGGATTATGAAAAATGGATCGTAGAAGATGTTCCCGAATTGTTGAAAGAGAATTATCCCCAGGTTTCAGAGTCATCTCCGTTGTTTTTAACTGGGCTTTCTATGGGTGGATATGGTGCCTTACGTTTAGGTGCAAAATACCCAACAGTTTTCAGTGCTTTTAGTGGTCTATCTTCAATTACACGATTTGAACAAATGGAACAATTTGTAAAGGATATTGAAAAGCTTAAATCTGCCGTAAAAAAGCAGGAAAACGTTCTTGAGGTAATTCTTGCAAACAAAGAAAATTTAAAACCCTTTAGATTCGATTGTGGTAAAGAAGATCAGCTTTTTGTAGCGAATCAGAATTTACATCAAGCATTAATAGGTCATGGTATTCCACACCAATATTTTGAGTACGATGGTGAGCACTCATGGGATTATTGGAAAGAGCATATAAGAGAGACTCTGAGCTTTTTTGGGAAGTATACTTGA
- a CDS encoding Alkylated DNA repair dioxygenase AlkB: MLFPETIDPKKNLLPQDGIVNYYGIVLNEEKAVHYYHRLMEDIEWRNDEAIIFGKRIITKRKVAWYGEKPFEYTYSKVTKHALPWSQELLELKAIIESKTGETFNSCLLNLYHNGSEGMAWHSDGEKDLKKNGAIASMSFGAERKFAFKNKQTKETVNIELENGSLLIMAGTCQTHWLHRLPPTKKPHGPRVNLTFRTIEE; this comes from the coding sequence ATGTTATTCCCCGAAACAATAGATCCTAAGAAGAACTTACTTCCTCAAGACGGAATAGTAAACTACTACGGTATAGTCCTGAATGAAGAAAAGGCGGTTCACTATTACCATAGACTTATGGAAGACATCGAATGGAGAAATGATGAAGCTATCATTTTTGGTAAAAGAATAATTACCAAACGTAAAGTCGCATGGTATGGCGAAAAGCCTTTTGAATATACTTACTCCAAAGTCACCAAGCATGCATTACCATGGTCGCAAGAATTATTAGAACTAAAAGCCATAATAGAGTCTAAAACTGGCGAAACATTCAATTCTTGCCTCTTAAACCTTTACCATAACGGAAGCGAAGGAATGGCTTGGCACAGCGATGGAGAAAAAGATTTAAAGAAAAATGGTGCCATTGCATCTATGAGTTTTGGAGCAGAAAGGAAGTTTGCTTTCAAAAACAAGCAAACAAAGGAAACAGTAAACATAGAACTTGAAAATGGCAGTCTATTAATCATGGCCGGCACATGTCAAACTCATTGGCTCCACCGACTTCCGCCGACAAAGAAACCGCACGGCCCTAGAGTAAATCTTACTTTTAGAACCATAGAAGAATAA
- a CDS encoding AraC-type DNA-binding protein: MKAVFEKISPESKQSIVYRKIALPNFDAPYHFHPEYELTYIVKGEGLRYIGTRIEHFEAGDLVLIAPNVPHCWINQEVVEGENVQAIVIQFHSEVFSRSIFQLPEFENLKAFLEEAKSCFVFERHSLIAQLESFDTIKPSVNFIRLVELLTTLRTIEKESVLQSSLLQAKGHERFQDVFSYIIEHFREPINLQTVSDIAKLSPTSFCRYFKKYTGKTFTQIILEYRLETAAQLLISSQKRISEVAFESGFEDIPYFNRTFKKWKSISPKAFRKAHNFSI, translated from the coding sequence TTGAAGGCAGTATTTGAAAAGATTTCTCCTGAGTCCAAGCAGTCCATAGTATATCGCAAAATTGCCTTGCCCAATTTCGATGCCCCGTATCATTTTCATCCAGAGTATGAACTCACCTATATAGTGAAGGGTGAAGGTCTTCGCTACATTGGAACACGAATTGAGCATTTTGAAGCTGGGGATTTGGTATTAATTGCACCAAATGTTCCTCATTGCTGGATCAACCAAGAGGTAGTGGAAGGAGAAAATGTACAAGCAATTGTTATACAGTTTCACTCAGAAGTATTCAGTCGCTCTATTTTCCAATTACCTGAATTTGAGAATTTAAAGGCCTTTTTAGAAGAAGCCAAAAGCTGCTTTGTTTTTGAAAGACATAGTCTAATCGCTCAATTAGAATCTTTTGATACAATAAAACCCTCTGTAAATTTTATCCGGCTTGTTGAATTGCTGACAACATTGAGAACTATAGAAAAAGAGAGCGTACTTCAAAGTTCTTTACTCCAAGCTAAAGGCCATGAGCGTTTTCAAGATGTGTTTTCATATATCATTGAGCATTTTAGAGAACCAATTAATTTGCAAACCGTATCAGATATTGCAAAACTCAGCCCTACCTCTTTTTGTAGATACTTTAAAAAGTATACTGGTAAAACTTTCACACAAATTATACTAGAGTATAGACTTGAAACTGCTGCACAACTTCTTATTAGCAGCCAAAAAAGAATAAGTGAGGTAGCTTTTGAGTCAGGTTTTGAAGACATCCCTTATTTTAATAGAACTTTCAAAAAATGGAAAAGTATAAGTCCTAAAGCATTTAGAAAGGCTCACAATTTTAGCATTTAA
- a CDS encoding S-(hydroxymethyl)glutathione dehydrogenase / alcohol dehydrogenase, translating to MIKSRAVVANGKGEFSVEEVIIASPQKDEVIVKMGAAGICHTDWDSISWGKPIIMGHEGAGVITEIGPDVTGLQVGDMVILNWAIPCYKCFQCTEGNQHICEENSAVTAGNKVAGGHATLESTTWNDVAIERSFNLGTMSEYALVREAACVKTSDDIPFASAAIVSCGVMTGFGSVTNAAKVKAGSSVVVIGTGGVGLNVIQGAKVSGAAKIIAVDIKQERLDLAKQFGATHFILANTNDKVLMKAAEEVKAICGGRGADYAFECTAIPALGAAPLAMVRNAGTAVQVSGIEEEISIDMNLFEWDKIYINPLYGKARPQVDFPQIIELYQSGKLLLDEMVTQTYGLEELPQAFEDMHSGKNAKGVIVF from the coding sequence ATGATTAAGTCAAGAGCAGTAGTTGCTAATGGAAAAGGAGAATTCAGTGTTGAGGAGGTAATTATAGCATCACCACAAAAAGACGAAGTCATTGTAAAGATGGGTGCGGCTGGAATCTGCCATACAGATTGGGATTCTATCTCATGGGGAAAGCCTATAATAATGGGGCATGAAGGTGCTGGTGTTATTACAGAAATTGGCCCAGATGTAACAGGACTTCAAGTCGGTGACATGGTTATATTAAACTGGGCAATTCCTTGTTATAAGTGTTTTCAGTGTACCGAAGGGAATCAGCATATATGTGAAGAAAACTCGGCGGTAACTGCTGGAAATAAAGTTGCTGGCGGACATGCCACTTTGGAAAGTACTACTTGGAATGATGTTGCGATTGAGCGTTCTTTCAATTTAGGGACCATGAGTGAATATGCCCTTGTAAGAGAGGCGGCTTGTGTAAAAACAAGCGATGATATTCCTTTCGCTAGTGCAGCCATAGTGAGCTGTGGAGTTATGACGGGTTTTGGATCTGTAACAAATGCTGCTAAGGTCAAAGCCGGAAGTTCTGTAGTGGTGATAGGCACTGGTGGAGTAGGCTTAAATGTGATTCAAGGTGCTAAAGTCAGTGGAGCTGCCAAAATTATTGCTGTTGACATAAAGCAAGAAAGGCTTGACCTTGCAAAACAGTTTGGTGCTACTCATTTTATTCTTGCAAATACCAACGATAAGGTGTTGATGAAAGCTGCTGAAGAGGTAAAAGCAATTTGTGGTGGGAGAGGAGCGGATTACGCTTTTGAGTGTACTGCTATTCCAGCACTGGGAGCTGCACCACTAGCTATGGTGAGGAATGCTGGTACAGCCGTGCAAGTAAGCGGAATAGAAGAAGAGATTTCGATTGACATGAATCTTTTTGAATGGGATAAAATCTATATTAATCCACTATATGGAAAAGCTAGGCCGCAAGTAGACTTTCCACAGATTATAGAACTGTATCAGTCAGGTAAGTTACTTTTAGACGAAATGGTTACACAAACTTATGGATTGGAGGAGCTTCCGCAGGCTTTTGAGGACATGCATTCAGGGAAAAATGCCAAAGGAGTTATAGTTTTCTAA
- a CDS encoding Ectoine hydroxylase-related dioxygenase, phytanoyl-CoA dioxygenase (PhyH) family, whose protein sequence is MKNLLNEEYSLPKAAIEFYQKNKYIKLKDVFDKETLEFYGKAIDAKVAELSKNQAPIDKRDTYGKAFLQIFNLWTIDDTIKDFVINKRLGQIAAGLMQTKGVRVYHDQALYKEAGGGITPWHADQYYWPLSSDKTITAWIPLQAVPLEMGPLEFSAGSHQIVEGRELAISDDSETKIFEKLRVTDFEHVIEPFDLGEVSFHSGWVFHRAGANNTDKVRRVMTCIYMDSEMKLQEPTNENQINDWNTWCPGAKVGEIINSPLNPIV, encoded by the coding sequence TTGAAAAATCTATTAAACGAAGAGTATAGCTTACCAAAAGCTGCAATTGAGTTTTATCAAAAGAATAAATACATCAAGCTAAAAGATGTTTTCGATAAAGAAACATTGGAATTTTATGGTAAAGCTATTGATGCTAAAGTAGCCGAATTGAGTAAAAATCAAGCACCAATTGATAAGAGGGATACATATGGTAAAGCGTTTTTGCAAATATTTAACCTTTGGACAATTGATGATACAATCAAAGACTTTGTAATTAACAAACGACTTGGTCAAATTGCCGCAGGATTAATGCAAACAAAAGGTGTAAGAGTTTATCATGATCAAGCCCTTTACAAAGAAGCAGGTGGTGGAATTACACCATGGCATGCAGATCAGTACTATTGGCCATTATCAAGTGATAAAACAATTACCGCTTGGATTCCTTTGCAAGCAGTGCCTTTAGAGATGGGTCCGCTGGAGTTTAGTGCAGGAAGTCACCAAATTGTGGAAGGTAGAGAACTTGCAATAAGTGACGATAGCGAGACCAAGATTTTTGAAAAATTAAGAGTTACCGACTTTGAGCATGTAATTGAACCCTTTGATTTGGGTGAAGTTAGTTTCCACAGTGGTTGGGTTTTTCATAGAGCTGGGGCTAATAATACCGACAAAGTAAGACGTGTTATGACCTGTATTTATATGGACAGTGAAATGAAATTACAAGAGCCTACAAATGAAAATCAAATTAATGACTGGAATACTTGGTGCCCTGGTGCAAAAGTGGGAGAAATTATTAATTCACCACTCAACCCAATAGTGTAA
- a CDS encoding Arylsulfatase A translates to MLKLFTSLLFTLLISTTSFCQQKPNVIYILADDLGYGDLSCYGQTKISTPNIDRLASEGIKFINHYSGNTVCSPSRASLMTGQHSGHVHCRGNVPGENNVALDPEMTTLPEIFKNAGYATGGFGKWGLGITSSSGNASPLAHGFDEFYGWKSQSIAHTYYPQYFVANGVEIPLEPGTFIHDKIIERALGFIERNASQEKPFFCYIPTAVPHAAMHAPKELHEKWRLKFPQFDSVIGEYGAGKEDDCPPVRNPIAGFAAMMENLDNEVGRIMTTVKAMGIEDNTLIIFTSDNGAHHEGGHDPEFWNSTGNLRGIKRDLYEGGIRTPMLARWPAKIQAGSTSEHISAFWDVMPTMAAITNQATPSQSDGISFLPTLLGNKTQKQHEYLYWEFCKGAKQDIFSQAVRKGNWKAFQLKGGEMELYDLAKDPYEKTNLASKNPEIVKQMTGVMKEAHVDLK, encoded by the coding sequence ATGTTAAAACTTTTTACAAGCCTACTATTTACACTTCTTATCTCTACGACAAGCTTTTGCCAACAAAAGCCCAATGTCATTTACATACTTGCAGATGATTTGGGATACGGTGATTTGAGTTGTTATGGGCAAACTAAGATTAGTACCCCCAATATTGACCGTCTCGCTAGCGAAGGAATAAAATTCATCAACCACTATTCTGGCAATACGGTTTGTAGTCCTAGCAGAGCGAGTTTAATGACAGGACAGCATTCTGGACATGTTCATTGCAGAGGAAATGTTCCAGGCGAAAACAATGTTGCTCTCGATCCTGAGATGACAACACTTCCCGAAATTTTCAAAAATGCAGGCTATGCCACTGGTGGTTTTGGAAAATGGGGATTGGGCATCACTTCAAGCAGTGGAAATGCAAGTCCACTAGCTCATGGTTTTGATGAGTTTTATGGATGGAAAAGTCAATCGATTGCTCACACTTACTATCCACAATACTTTGTTGCAAATGGTGTAGAGATACCATTAGAACCTGGGACTTTTATACATGACAAGATCATTGAAAGAGCATTGGGTTTCATTGAACGAAATGCGTCACAAGAAAAACCTTTCTTTTGTTACATTCCAACTGCTGTTCCACATGCCGCAATGCATGCTCCAAAAGAGTTACATGAAAAATGGAGATTGAAATTCCCACAGTTTGATAGTGTTATTGGTGAGTATGGAGCAGGAAAAGAAGATGACTGTCCACCAGTAAGAAATCCAATTGCCGGGTTTGCGGCTATGATGGAAAATCTTGACAACGAAGTAGGCCGAATTATGACCACCGTTAAAGCAATGGGAATTGAAGACAATACGCTAATCATATTCACCAGTGATAATGGAGCACATCATGAAGGCGGTCATGATCCCGAATTTTGGAATTCCACAGGAAATTTAAGAGGAATAAAAAGAGACCTTTACGAAGGAGGTATACGAACTCCAATGCTAGCCCGCTGGCCAGCGAAAATCCAAGCTGGAAGTACGTCAGAACACATTTCTGCTTTCTGGGATGTAATGCCCACTATGGCTGCAATTACCAATCAAGCAACCCCATCTCAGTCTGATGGCATTTCTTTTTTGCCAACATTATTGGGGAATAAAACCCAGAAACAACATGAATACCTCTATTGGGAGTTTTGTAAAGGAGCTAAACAAGATATTTTTTCTCAGGCAGTTAGAAAAGGGAATTGGAAGGCATTTCAACTAAAAGGTGGAGAAATGGAATTGTATGATCTTGCAAAAGATCCCTATGAAAAAACCAATTTAGCCAGTAAAAATCCTGAAATCGTTAAACAAATGACAGGTGTGATGAAGGAAGCTCATGTTGATTTGAAGTAA